Proteins encoded together in one Chitinophaga sp. LS1 window:
- a CDS encoding DJ-1/PfpI family protein, which yields MKRIISIVLFTMLTAFASAQTYICPPCNGPSCDTLTFTQPGKCPHCGMKLIKKGDEIKKLNVCFYLYDGIEVLDFAGPLEVFSYAGCNIYIVSKTTDPLHAQGVLKVLPTYSIENAPPADIFVTFGGNDDVATNDPEVIKWIQSRIPNTKYFMSVCTGAFILGKAGILDHKTVTTFHNSIENLRKALPNSTVLADKRFVEDGNVLTTAGISAGIDGALHLVEKLRGHDVAIQIAKQMEYDKWVPGEGLVVKQ from the coding sequence ATGAAACGGATCATTTCAATCGTGCTTTTTACCATGTTGACCGCCTTTGCCAGCGCACAAACCTATATTTGCCCACCCTGCAATGGCCCCAGCTGTGACACCCTCACCTTCACCCAACCCGGCAAATGCCCCCACTGTGGCATGAAGCTGATTAAAAAAGGAGATGAAATCAAGAAACTAAACGTCTGCTTCTACCTCTACGACGGCATTGAAGTCCTGGACTTTGCAGGCCCACTGGAAGTATTTTCCTATGCAGGCTGCAATATCTATATCGTATCCAAGACGACTGACCCGCTTCATGCCCAGGGTGTACTCAAGGTATTACCTACCTACAGTATCGAAAATGCCCCTCCTGCGGATATCTTTGTCACCTTTGGAGGCAATGATGATGTAGCAACCAATGACCCGGAAGTGATTAAATGGATTCAATCCCGGATTCCCAATACCAAATACTTTATGTCCGTATGTACCGGTGCCTTTATCCTTGGCAAAGCCGGTATCCTGGATCATAAAACAGTGACTACTTTCCACAACAGCATTGAAAACCTGCGAAAAGCATTGCCAAACAGCACAGTACTGGCTGATAAACGTTTTGTAGAGGATGGAAATGTATTAACAACCGCAGGAATTTCTGCTGGTATAGATGGGGCACTGCACCTGGTAGAGAAATTACGTGGACATGATGTGGCTATACAGATAGCGAAACAAATGGAATATGATAAATGGGTGCCAGGCGAAGGACTGGTTGTAAAACAATAA
- a CDS encoding GlxA family transcriptional regulator, which translates to MVNRVIFFIASQTHILDLAGPVQVFYEAAEYGHPYEIIYLSDQPEKACSSGLMIGQLQHINDITIRQDDIIFIPGFQLQADNHALRDWLIHIAHAGATLCSVCTGSFALAAAGILNGHGCTTHWKYTQRLQEEYPDTKVFTNRLFVKSGNIYTSAGITTGIDLALFIIEERHGPAFAWQLAAELVVYIRRDGDDSQQSVYLQYRRHINNHIHQVQDFIIHHLDQKLSLDTLAAQVHTGSRNLTRMFKAATGITIGQYIDKLRVEKAVNLLKEKNKVTIVAQQCGFKSVVQLRTMVKKHTGALPSKV; encoded by the coding sequence ATGGTCAACAGGGTCATATTTTTCATAGCCAGTCAAACGCACATTCTCGATCTCGCCGGACCTGTACAGGTGTTCTACGAGGCAGCAGAATATGGGCATCCCTATGAAATTATTTATCTCTCCGATCAACCGGAAAAAGCCTGCTCTTCAGGTTTGATGATTGGCCAGCTCCAACACATTAATGATATTACGATCCGGCAGGATGACATCATTTTTATTCCCGGGTTTCAGTTGCAGGCGGACAATCATGCACTCAGGGATTGGTTGATCCACATCGCTCACGCTGGCGCCACCCTTTGCTCAGTATGTACAGGTTCCTTTGCCCTGGCTGCCGCCGGTATTCTGAATGGACATGGTTGTACGACCCACTGGAAATATACCCAACGCCTGCAGGAGGAATATCCGGATACAAAGGTTTTCACTAACCGCCTCTTTGTAAAAAGTGGTAATATCTACACCAGCGCCGGCATTACCACAGGTATAGACCTGGCGCTTTTTATTATTGAAGAACGCCATGGTCCTGCTTTTGCCTGGCAACTGGCTGCTGAACTGGTGGTGTATATTCGCCGTGATGGCGACGATTCCCAACAAAGCGTCTATCTGCAATATCGCCGGCATATTAATAATCATATTCATCAGGTACAGGATTTTATCATTCATCATCTTGACCAGAAGCTATCTCTTGATACTTTAGCGGCGCAGGTGCATACTGGTTCACGGAATCTGACCAGGATGTTTAAAGCTGCAACCGGGATTACTATTGGGCAGTATATTGATAAACTGAGGGTGGAGAAAGCGGTTAATTTGTTAAAGGAGAAAAACAAGGTTACGATTGTGGCGCAGCAATGTGGGTTTAAAAGTGTGGTGCAGTTGAGGACGATGGTAAAAAAACATACAGGGGCGTTGCCGTCCAAGGTGTAA
- a CDS encoding elongation factor G has protein sequence MKRLSQYRNIGIMAHVDAGKTTVTERMLFYTGLTHKLGSVDEGNTVMDSDPQEEKRGITISSAAITTYWQDHQINLIDTPGHIDFTAEVERSLRVLDGGVVVFCAKSGVQPQSETVWRQADKYGVPRIVLINKMDRQGADFQHVVREIRNMLQANAVPVQIPIGAEDNFSGVIDLITMEAYVWNSDDGKQFVVTEIPATLQQAALQARQTLLEELSLVDEHIFEKYTDDPASVTDEDLVTAVRKATLSRVLIPVLAAAAYRNKGVQPLLDAVVRYLPSPVDVESPLAEEGEGRSSVGSESSFSAEREGQSLAGSESPLAAKSERHSPTIIESPLAALAFKIMADEYAGKLTLVRVYTGALRTGDMVWNSRTNKKVRVSRLLRIMSDKFEAVEEIGAGDIGAVVGLKEVRTGDTLSDPAHPVSLESIHFPEPMIGYAVEAKLAKDANRLGEVLARLVDEDPTLQVSVDAASGQTILKGMGELHLEVVLEKIATNYQLEVSKGQPQIAYKEVFTSSVIHKEVYKKQNGGSGSFAVIQFELGPRADGLAGLEFVNEIKGGAIPREYIPAVQKGFEEAMKTGVLAGYPMQSMKVRLLDGVIHDNDSHALDFEHAAIIGFKSVAAQARPRLLEPVMSVEVTTPEEYTGVVTGDMNRRRGMIRNMEMRGNAQVITADVPLAELFGYVDTLRSLCAGRAAVSITFEGYELAPASVVV, from the coding sequence ATGAAACGTTTATCTCAATATAGGAATATAGGAATCATGGCCCATGTCGATGCTGGTAAAACTACCGTCACTGAACGTATGTTGTTCTACACGGGTTTGACGCATAAATTAGGTAGTGTCGATGAAGGGAATACTGTCATGGATAGTGATCCGCAGGAAGAAAAACGTGGTATCACGATATCTTCTGCTGCCATTACTACTTATTGGCAAGATCATCAGATTAATCTGATCGATACCCCTGGTCACATTGACTTTACGGCGGAAGTAGAACGTTCACTGCGCGTGTTGGATGGTGGTGTCGTGGTGTTCTGTGCGAAGTCCGGTGTACAACCACAATCTGAAACGGTGTGGAGACAAGCGGATAAGTATGGAGTGCCGAGAATTGTGCTCATCAATAAGATGGATAGACAGGGTGCGGACTTCCAGCATGTAGTCCGGGAGATTAGAAATATGTTGCAGGCGAATGCGGTGCCGGTGCAGATACCGATTGGGGCAGAGGATAATTTCTCTGGTGTGATTGATCTGATCACTATGGAGGCATATGTGTGGAATAGTGATGATGGTAAACAGTTTGTGGTTACTGAGATACCTGCTACTTTGCAACAGGCTGCTTTGCAGGCAAGGCAAACATTACTGGAAGAGCTGTCATTGGTTGATGAGCATATCTTTGAAAAGTACACAGATGATCCGGCTAGTGTAACGGATGAGGATTTAGTTACTGCTGTCAGAAAGGCCACGCTGAGTCGTGTGTTGATACCTGTGTTGGCAGCGGCGGCGTATCGGAATAAAGGTGTACAGCCTTTGCTGGATGCGGTGGTGCGTTATTTGCCTTCTCCTGTGGACGTCGAAAGCCCATTGGCTGAAGAAGGTGAAGGTCGATCTTCTGTGGGAAGTGAAAGTTCGTTTTCAGCAGAACGCGAAGGTCAATCTCTTGCGGGAAGTGAAAGTCCGTTGGCAGCAAAAAGTGAACGTCATTCTCCTACTATAATCGAAAGCCCGTTGGCAGCGTTAGCATTCAAGATCATGGCAGATGAGTATGCCGGCAAGTTGACTTTGGTAAGAGTGTATACTGGTGCGTTGCGTACTGGTGACATGGTGTGGAATAGTCGTACGAATAAGAAAGTACGTGTCAGCAGATTGCTGCGTATTATGTCTGACAAGTTTGAAGCCGTGGAAGAAATTGGTGCTGGTGATATTGGTGCGGTAGTAGGTTTGAAAGAAGTGCGTACGGGTGATACGCTGTCTGATCCTGCACATCCTGTTTCTTTGGAAAGCATTCATTTCCCTGAGCCAATGATTGGTTATGCGGTGGAAGCGAAACTGGCGAAAGATGCGAACAGGTTGGGTGAGGTGCTGGCAAGATTGGTGGATGAAGATCCTACATTGCAGGTGAGTGTGGATGCGGCTTCCGGACAGACGATCCTGAAAGGTATGGGTGAGTTGCACCTGGAAGTTGTACTTGAAAAGATAGCGACGAATTATCAGTTGGAAGTGAGTAAGGGTCAACCGCAGATTGCTTATAAGGAGGTGTTTACATCTTCTGTTATCCACAAAGAAGTGTATAAGAAACAGAATGGTGGTAGTGGTAGTTTTGCGGTGATTCAGTTTGAACTGGGACCTCGTGCGGATGGGTTAGCTGGTTTGGAGTTTGTGAATGAGATTAAGGGTGGTGCGATTCCCAGAGAATATATTCCTGCTGTGCAGAAAGGTTTTGAAGAGGCGATGAAGACGGGTGTTTTGGCTGGGTATCCGATGCAGTCTATGAAGGTGCGGTTGTTGGATGGTGTGATACATGATAATGATTCTCATGCGCTGGATTTTGAACATGCTGCGATTATTGGTTTTAAGAGTGTGGCGGCGCAGGCAAGGCCAAGATTGTTGGAGCCAGTGATGAGTGTGGAGGTGACTACGCCTGAGGAATATACAGGTGTGGTGACGGGGGATATGAATAGAAGACGTGGTATGATAAGGAATATGGAAATGAGAGGGAATGCGCAGGTGATTACTGCAGATGTGCCGTTGGCAGAGTTGTTTGGGTATGTGGATACGTTGAGATCGTTGTGTGCGGGAAGGGCTGCTGTGTCGATTACGTTTGAAGGGTATGAGCTGGCGCCGGCTAGTGTGGTGGTGTGA